DNA sequence from the Planctomicrobium piriforme genome:
CGCAACGCTGAACCAGACCGCGCCGCGGCAGGTCCATTCGAACAGCCGGTTTTCTTTCTTCCCTTTGGTCAGACTCACGTTTGTAGCCGGCGCAGGCACAGCTGGCGCTGCTGCGACTTCGGGACTGTTTTGAATCGGCTCGGTCATTGGTAGACCTCGCGGAAACGGTGCATCCACCACTGTGACAGCACGTTCATCAGCAGCGTGATGCAGAACAGGGTCAATCCCACGGCATACAGACTCTTGTATTCAATCGATCCGGCCGGCGTGTCCCCCAGACTGATATTCACCATGAAGGCGGTCATCGTCTGGATACTCTTGAGCGGATTGAGAGTAATCACCGGACTCTGTCCTGCCGCGATCACGACGGCCATCGTCTCGCCAATCGCCCGGGAAATTGCCAGCAGGAACGAAGCGATAATCCCCGACGTCGCCGCCGGAACCACCACTCGCACGCAGACGTCATATTTGGTCGAGCCGAGCGCATAACCCGCCTCGCGTAAACTTCGCGGCACCGCCCGCAATGCATCTTCGCTGAGCGAACAGACCATAGGGATGATCATGATCCCGACGACCAGTCCGGCGCTGAGGGCGTTGAACCCGTCGACATCGAAGCCCAGCATTCCCTGAAAGAACGGTCGCAACACATAGGGAGTAATGAACTCCAGCGCGAAGTACCCGTAAACGACGGTCGGAATCCCGGCCAGAATTTCCAGGAACGGCTTCACCATCCGACGGACTTTGGGGGCCGCGTACTCGCTGAGATAGATGGCCGCCAGCATCCCGATCGGCAGGCCGGTCACGGCGGCAATTCCCGCAACCAGAATCGTTCCGCACAAGAGCGGCAGCACGCCGAAATGTTTATCCGCAAACTGCGGCGACCACTTCGTCGAGCCGAAGAACTCCCAGGGAGAAATCTCCTGGAAGAACGCCTTCCCCCCCGTCAGCGAGAACACCGACTCCGACAGCATCACGACGACGATCCCCAGCGTGGTGGCAATCGACACCAGCGCACAGAGGAAGAGCAGGCTTTCGATCACCTGCTCTTGGAATCGGGTCGCGGTGTATCGTCTACGCAGAGACAAGCATCACCATGTTCACGCCGCCGGCCGTTGAGCCAGCAGCCACAATCCGCCTCGGATCTTCAAAACAATCATTCGATCAGGACGCAGGGACAAGTCGCCGCATCACGGAGCAACCGACAACGCCTTCAGCTTCCCCTGATTCTCGATGTAATAGGCGAAGCCAAAGTAGCCAAGGGCATGTTCATCCCCCGCCACCCCGGTGACCAGGAAGTTGTCATCGCCGCTCTGCTGATAGTCGGAGCGGGACGCCCCCTTTTTACCGCAAATCTCTTCCGTAAAGTATTCAAACGTCCCGGAATCCGTATCCGGCCCGAACAATTTGATGGCTGCGTTCGGGTAAGCCGGATTGATGTCCGACCATTTCTGAACCTTGCTTTCCGGATTCCAGATCTTCTTCAGCTCTTCGACTGTGATTCCGGCAATCCAGTCGGCTTTGGGATTCACGACGATCGTGAGACCGTCGATGCCGACCTTCATTTCCAGATATTCGATTCCCGCCTTCTGGCAGAGTTCTTTTTCTGAGTCCTTGATACCCCGTGAGGCATCGCAGATGTCGATTTCCCCGGAGCAGAATTTCTTGAACCCGCCGCCTGTTCCGGAAGTGCCCACAGGCACCCGAACGTTGGCATGCAGCTTGGAAAACTCTTCTGCGACGGCGGTGGTGATGGGCGCGACGGTACTCGATCCGTCCACCAGCACCTGACCGTTGAGCGTTTCACTGGCCTTGCCGCCTGCCGCCTTGATGGCATCATCCAGCAGCTTGACTTGTGCGTCATAGTCGGCGTCGTCGAGTTCGACATACCCGCTCTCGCCCACCAGGGCGCGACCTTCAGGACTGAAGTAGTATTCCAGAAAGGCGATGGCCTCCGGCTTCTTCAACACCGCCTTGTTGACGTACAGAAACAGCGGACGCGACAAGGGCTTGTAAGTCCCCGACTTGATCGTCTCGGGACTTGGAGCTATCGCCCCTTCGGGCACGAAACCCTTCACAGGAGCCGCTGCTGTCCCGCTGCCGCCAGTCGTTGAGCCGGACTCTGAAGTCGACTTTCCCTGCGGCTCGCAGCCGACCAGCAGCAAGCCCAGCACGCCGCACAGCAGCCATCCATTACAACGCATGATTTCCCCTCAGAACGAATCTCGACCGGCACTGTCGCCAGCAGAGTCAAACCTTGACCGGTCGATTGCGAACACATCCCTCTCGCAGACCAACCGGATTGCCCATTGCGGCAACTCAACGTGAAGTAACGGTAGCGAGTTTTGTTAAGATGCCAACCGAGCGATTGTTAAGACTTCAAAAAGACGCAGCATCCTGCGACCTCGAAACGACTTGCGGACGGAGCGAAACACGCTCCGTCCGCAAGTAGAAGAAATTCGAAGCACGAAAATCGAAATCCGAAACAGGATCCAGAATAATGGCCAGATCGTTTCGGATTTCGTGATTCGGATTTCGTGCTTTGAAAAGTTGTCTCCATGCAACGCTGCCGCGCGCCTAGATCTGGTCGAGTGCCTGCTTGAGGTCGGCAATCAGGTCGGATTTGTCTTCTGTTCCGACCGACAGCCGCACAAAGCCCGGCGAAACGCCGGTCGCCTGTTGTTCTTCGGCGGTCAACTGCTGGTGCGTGGTGCTCGCCGGATGAATGATCAGTGATTTGCTGTCACCCACATTCGCCAGGTGCGAGAACAACTTCACCCCGTTGATCAGCTTGATCCCCCGTTCGCGCTGTTCGGCAGGGGTTTTGCCGGCCAGACCAAACCCGAACACTGCCCCCGCACCGTCCGGCAGGTACTTCTTCGCCAGCTTGTACGACGGATGCGATTCCAGCGTCGGCAGGTTGACCCATGCGACCTTTGAATGCGACGACAGGAACTCGGCCACGGCCTGGGCGTTCTCACAGTGTCGCTGCATCCGCAGGTGGAGCGTTTCCAGACCCTGCAGAATCAGAAACGCGTTGAACGGACTCATCGCCGGTCCCAGGTCGCGGAGCAGTTGCGTGCGGGCCTTGAGAATGTAGGCGAGGTTCATCGGCCCGAACGTGTCATGGAACTTCATGCCGTGATACGACGGGTCAGGCTCGGTCAGTTCCGGGAACTTGCCGTTATTCCAGGGGAAGTCCCCTTTCTCGACAATGGCTCCGCCAATCGACGTCCCGTGCCCCCCAATGAACTTGGTGCAGGAGTGAACCACCACGTCCGCCCCATGCTCGAACGGCCGACACAGGTACGGGGTCGCCAGCGTATTGTCGACGATCAACGGAATGCCCGCCTCGTGAGCAATCGCGGCAATCGCTTCGAAGTCGGGGATGTCGCAGCGCGGGTTGCCGATCGACTCGACGAAGATGCACCGCGTCTTGTCGTTGATCGCCTTTTTGAAGTTCGCCGGATCCGACTGATCGACGAACTTGCAGTCGATCCCGAACTTGGGGAACGTGTAATGGAACAGGTTGTACGTCCCGCCGTACAGGCTGGATGACGCCACCATGTTCTGCCCGGTCTGGGCGATGTTCAGAACGGCCAGTGATTCGGCGGCCTGACCGGATGCGACGGCGAGAGCCCCGCTTCCACCTTCCAGCATCGCCAGACGTTTTTCCAGTACGTCACAGGTGGGGTTCATGATTCGGGAATAGATGTTCCCGAATTCCTGCAGGCCGAACAGCCGCGCGGCGTGATCGGTGTCGTTGAAGACGTAGGAGGTCGTCTGGTAGATCGGAACGGCGCGCGAATTGGTCGCCGAATCCGGCGACTGGCCGCCATGCAGACAAACAGTATCTCGTTTCATGATGTGGTCATCCTGGCGCAGAAGGTTGGAATCGATGGCAGCATCGCGCCAGTCCCCCGGACTGTTCCCCGATGTCTGACAAACGCGAGATGCGGAGCCCGTCAGCGTCCCTGGCCCGCCGCCCTGGCCTGTGGCCCCCAGGCAGCCGCTCTCCGCATTTGAACCGCGCGCACGATGCTGGTCGCAACGGCCTCAAAGCAGTCTCCCGCAGAGTCGGATGCTACCCGGCAGGCAAGCGAATCTCAAACCTTCAGGCCAACTCACAGAACCTGGTCAACGACGGTGCGACCGGTCATTCCACTTTCGACTTGCTTCCGCAAGCCTGCGGGCTGCGACAACGGCGACCCCACCAAGGCGCTGCTCTCGCGGAGCGATTCCACCGAGTAAAACAGATCGGGATCGATTCGTCGGGCGAGCGCGATGAGCGGCTTCACCTCGCGGCGGCGCATCACCACATAGATCAGCGTCATCGGGTCATGCGAATCGCGGCCGTCGAACGAGAAGACGCGTGCAGTGCGATCGCGAAACATGTCGGCAAGCTCTTCTCCATGATGCGTAGAGACGACTCGTACCATGACGGCTCCGAGGGCAAGCCAGCGTTCGAGGGCGATGCCGACTGCATTCCCTGTCGCAAACCCACCGGCATAGGCCATCAGCAATAGCGGACTGCCGGACGCTTTGTGGATCACCTGATTCATCACGGTGATCCAGACCAGCACCTCGCAAAAGCCCAGACACACGGACACGAGCGTCCGCCCCTGCACGACGCAGATCGTGCGCAGGGTTCCCATCGAGACATCCACAATCCGCAGCGAAAAAATGGCGAGAGCCAGCTGCCAGACCTGCAATCCATCCAGCCACGACATGGTCGTACATCCTCAATCGCGATCGTGCGCCCCGTGCGATTCGCAATTCCAGACAGGCCCGCGGCGGGGTTTTACCGGCAACCGCCCGCTGAACGCGAGACCGGGCGATCCCCCAAATCGCTGCCCGTGCAGCTCCCTTGAAGGATCTGAACCTGTTATCAGGCCACGGCTTGCCAACAGATCTTCAGCCCGATTCGGAAGCGTTTGAATCAACAGCAGACCGGCAGGAACTTCCGATCCGTATCGGAAACCGACGTTACCAATGACCCGCCAGGCTCTCGCAGGTTCACTGCGTCACAAGCATCAAGACGCGTCAATTTTCGTATTCGTCGCTCCGCAGGCGATAATGGCGATTTTCATCAACCCCAAATCACCCATCCGCCTGCACCCGGTAAAGCAAACTGCTCTAATTTTGATTTGGGTGCTTGCCTGTCAGGCGATCTCGCAGCAGCGATGCCCGGACCGCATTCCGCTCGGACGACTCCAGCGCCTCGCCGCGGATCTTCTGCAGATGCGCCGGCTGCGTCTGAATGCAAAGTTCATTCACGGTGGCGATTTCGATGTCGTCGACCAGACCGAGATTGATGCCCATTCGCACGCTCGACAGCAGTTCCATCGTCTCTTCGGTGGAGATCTGCCGCGCGCTACTGAGAATTCCCATGGCCCGCGACACCTGATCGTGCAGCCGCTGGCGGTCCTCTTTCACCAGTGCCTGCCGCGCCTTGCGTTCGTAGCCCAGTACGTCGGGAATCACTCGCTTCAGATTCTGGATGATCTGCTCTTCCGATTTCCCCAGCGTCACCTGATTGGAGATCTGGTAGAAGTCCCCCATCGCCTGACTTCCCTCGCCGTACAGTCCGCGGACGGCCAGGCTCATCTTGTGCATCGCCTGAAAGACTTTTTGAATCTCTTTGGTCATCACCAGGGCAGGCAGATGCAGCATCACGCTGACCCGCATCCCCGTGCCGGCATTCGTCGGGCACGAGGTCAGGTAGCCGAACTCATCGCTGAAGGCGAACGCGATCTGCTGTTCGAGTTCGTCGTCGATGCGATTGATTTCGTTCCAGCAGTCATCGAGGGCATAACCGCTGCGAAGCACCTGCATCCGCAGATGGTCTTCTTCGTTGATCATCAGGCTGACGGTTTCCTGCCGACCGATGCAGGCGCCGCGCGGTCCTTGTGACTCAGCATGCTCGCGGCTGATGAGCTGGCGCTCCACCAGAAACTGGCGATCGACCTTCAGCAGGTCGTTCACCGCAACATAGTCGAGCGGTGGCCCCACGGAGAGACGGCTGATCTGCTCCCGCAGAATCCCGTTGATTTCGTTGCGGACTGGCTCGTCGGCACGAGGGGGAAAGGGGTAGCCGGCCAGATTTCTGGCCAGGCGAATCCGGCTGGAAACGACAATGTCCGATTCCGGACCTGTCCCCCGCAGCCATTCACCGCTCGTTCTGATCAGATCGTCCAGGTCCACGTCGTTCCTCGTTTCCCACAGATCCGCTCTGGCGAATCCCTTGTGCCGCCGCGCATCACAGCCGCTCCAGTCATTTTCACTGAAGCAAACCGTTTCGGGAAGGGGGAGGGCCGGAGATTCCCCGACCACCCCTGATCCCTACCGGGATAAATTCCAATTTCGAAGCACCAAATTCGAAACAAATTCCAAACGGTCTCTCCGTTGGGTCATCGGAGTTTTGGATTTGTTTGAGATTTCGAGTTTCGTGCTTCGGATTTCGAATTTCTCCTTAGAAGCCTTTTTTCAGATCCTTGACCACTTCCGCCACCTGATGGCTGTCGGTCTCGGGGTTCACATTCGCGTTGATGTAGGCGATTTTCCCCTTCTGGTCGATCACGAACGTCCAGCGTTTGGAAGTTCCCAGCCGCACCAGCGTCTCGTCCTTGCCATTGATCTTCGCGGTGACCGATTTTTCACCCGCAGTAAACGGCACTCCGAACGCCTGGGCGACTTTGCCCTCGGTGTCGGCCAGCAGGGCATAGTTCAGATCATAAGCCTGCTTGAACAACTGGTGATTGCGAACCGTGTCGCCGCTGACGCCGACAACTTCGATGTCCAGTTCCGTCAGTGACGACATATCGTCGCGGAATTTGCAGGCCTGCTTGGTGCAGCCCCCGGTCATATCGGCCGGATAGAAGTACACCACCACGACTTTCTTGCCGACATGGTCGTCCGACTTCCACTCCGCACCGGTGTCGTCCAGAGCCGCGAATTTCGGAGCCGGCGAGCCAACTTTCAATTCATCCATCGCTTCGCTCCCCTTCGCACACAGCAACATTGCCCCCATGACCGCCAAAACCGTGTAAGCACGCATTTCGATCCCTCCCCGTTCCCAAGAAGTGCAGACAGTTCCCCCGCCGATTCAGACTCACTTGAGCATACGAGTCCCCATCGACAGCGTCCAGCACGCCGCTCAGGACGCCGGATTGTCCCGGACATTTCCGTAATTTTGACGGCGCCGTTTCAAGCTGCCAGAGGGCGACCAGCTTGCAACGACACAAGTCGCGGTCATTGCAGGTGTTTCAAACTGAAACTCGTGCTCCCTTAAATTTCCAGGGGTCGTACTCAACAAACGACGTGACAGGTACTCTGATATTCTGAGAAGTGGGATCTCTGTATTGGATGTTTGTGAGAGATCGCTCACTTTAGTTTGCCACTGGAACAGGAGTACTCCCCGTGCAATTTTGTCGAAAAATGATCACGGCTGGAGCAGTGCTTGCTAGTTTGCACTTCGTTTTTGTGGTCGCCTGCGGGCAAGACTCCGCCGTCAATCACGGGGAAACCAATTCTTTTCCTGTCATTGCGCTCGATGCGTCGAAATACAAAGCGTCAGATGCCGATTCGAAGAAGATCACGGAGCTGATAGGTCAATTAAAGGAGATTAAAGATCCCGACTACGGATTTGCACCGTTCATGAGAGGGTCGAGATTCGCTCCGATTAAGGATTCGGCTCACTTCCAGCTCGGCGTGATCATGATCGATCACCAGCTCAAAGGGAGCGAAGCGCTTGAGCAACTTGTCGCATTCGGACCAAAAGCACTACCGCAACTGCTGGATCAACTCACGAATGCGACTCCGACGCAACTTGTCATGGAACATCGCCAGGGATTTGGAGGACAATGGTACGGCCATGAAGTTCGCATCTCTTTGGCGAATCCCATCGAAAGGAACACTCATGCGGCACACCGAGATTTTCTCACTGACGCGGGCGACTCTCACGCTCGTTTAATCGACAGGCATCACGTCACGATCGGCGACGTGTGCTTCGTCATTGTGGGGCAGATCGTGAGCCGCGGCTATGAGGCGGTACGCTATCAGCCGACGATGTGTCAGGTCATCAACAGTCCAACGCACGATCCGGAGATTGCAGAAATTGTGCGATCCATCTGGAGTGACGCCAGACCAGCACAGCGGTTGCTGGATTCCTTATTGTTCGATTTCTATAAGGACGACGACCTTGCAAGTGAAGCTGCGATGCGGTTGCTGTTCTATTTCCCAGGCGAAACCACAAACCTCATCGCAAATCGTACGGTCTCGCTCGATCTGAGTCGGCCGAATGACAATGAGGAATGGGAACGAATCCGTGAAAGAAACGGAGTGGATGTTCCCGAATTGCTGGAGGCAATTCGGAATTTCCAAGACCCAAAAATCACAGACGCACTGATGTTCGTCGTGGAGCACACCGAGGATCCGATGACTCTCCAGGCCGCTTTGACAGACGTCGTGGTCGAGCGAGCGCCTGATCTTGTCTTCAATCGCATCCGGCACTTCTTGTCCGCTGCCCCGCAGCCAGAGCAAGGTCCGTATGGCGAAGAGTGCGATCTGCTGAAGGCGGCAGCAAAGTATTTTCCTGACAAATCGAAGGTTCTGTTTGACAGCTATCGAGGCCACAACACACAGACGACATTGCTGTCAACGATTTATGCATTGGACCAGCCGTCGGCTTCTCGCCCTTGGATGATCGACGATCTCGTCAAGCTGCTCGACGATCGAACAGAAACTGGCATGCAATACGGTCCTGATTATGATCGCCAACCTCTCCGGATTTGTGACGTCGCGGCAAAGGTGCTTTCCAATGGGCATTTGAAAGATGTTCGTTTCGAGTTCGAGAAGAATTCGGTCTACCTCGATCAGCAGATTGAGAAAATCCGTAGCGTTGCCGCAGGCGCTGAAGGAGTCCAATTTCCCACCCCTGACGATTTCAAACTGCCGTCAGACCTGCCGCAGCGGACTGCCAAACGGACTTTTGAAGTCGACAAGTCACTCATATTGGTCCATCCCTTTTCGAACGATGAGATCATTTTTGCAGCCTGCGGCGGTCCCACGCAGAAGGGCTGGGGACGAGAAACAATCCAGATCAACGCCAGCACTGGAGAACAGTTGAGTCGCGTATTGATCGACGATTGGAATGGTGGAGTCTCTCTGCTCGAAAACGGACTCGCTGAACGTCAATTCGCTTATCACGGAAACGAGGGGGGAGACGTGCAGATTCGTGACACACGTACCGGTCAACTGCTCAAGACGCTATCAACACCGTTTCACGATGGAGTTTCGCATGACGACCCATTGCAGATTCGAGACCTCTCCGACATTGCCGTCTGCGGAACGCGTTCCCAATGGATTATCGCGGTTACGCCAGATGGTGCTCTTCACAGCATCGACGCCGAAACCGGAACACATCGAATTGAGTGGAAAGAGGACTCGATGCACCCGCGTGTGATTGGAATCAAAGGCACGTCGTCGGTGTTGCTCGAAGGAATCGGTGAGAAATCTCTGTTCAATATTCCCCCTCGAATCTGGGATCAATCCACCCAAACTCTCACGACTGTGACAAAGGTGCCCTTTGGAGGCTGGAGAGCCGCCTGGGGCGATCTGGCTTGGAATAACAGCAATGGTCGTGCCTCGCTCTGGAATCTCGCAATCCGCCAGTCAATCACCTTGCCGACAAGCGAGATTCCAATCGTTGACATCACAACGGACGAGAAGCAGTCTCGGCTATTCGTTCTTCGCCAAGATGGCTTCATTGAAGTCCTTGAAGTCGTCAACAGAACGACATTGAATCCAATCTTTCGCCTCGCCCCTTCCCAGACCGAATTAGATGTCTCAATGTTCTTGAGGGAGGACGGTCGACGACTGTTCTGGCTTGGCCGCCCCCCCAAATCGCAAAACATGCCTGCGACAGAGACGCCGGATTTTTCTGTCGTCGCAGTCTTCGATGTGGAATAACGGCTCGACATTCGATCCACTTGCAACGATCCGGACAACGGCGTGCAGAGCAACTTAACCGAACACCGTCCTGCGAGATAATTTCGATCGTTTCCCCATCCATCTGAATACTGAGTTCCGCCGGAACGATTCTCGATTTAGCGTGTTTCGCATGATCTTCGACAAGGACGTCTTTCATGCCTCCAGCGCTGATGACAGCATTGAGTCGGCGGAATGATTAGATACACAAACCAGCGATGCCGCCGAAAGAAGCGTCCGGGACAATTAAAGACTCAGCCACGCTTTTCCCAGAAAACGGGCGAG
Encoded proteins:
- the pstC gene encoding phosphate ABC transporter permease subunit PstC, yielding MSLRRRYTATRFQEQVIESLLFLCALVSIATTLGIVVVMLSESVFSLTGGKAFFQEISPWEFFGSTKWSPQFADKHFGVLPLLCGTILVAGIAAVTGLPIGMLAAIYLSEYAAPKVRRMVKPFLEILAGIPTVVYGYFALEFITPYVLRPFFQGMLGFDVDGFNALSAGLVVGIMIIPMVCSLSEDALRAVPRSLREAGYALGSTKYDVCVRVVVPAATSGIIASFLLAISRAIGETMAVVIAAGQSPVITLNPLKSIQTMTAFMVNISLGDTPAGSIEYKSLYAVGLTLFCITLLMNVLSQWWMHRFREVYQ
- a CDS encoding phosphate ABC transporter substrate-binding protein PstS family protein — encoded protein: MRCNGWLLCGVLGLLLVGCEPQGKSTSESGSTTGGSGTAAAPVKGFVPEGAIAPSPETIKSGTYKPLSRPLFLYVNKAVLKKPEAIAFLEYYFSPEGRALVGESGYVELDDADYDAQVKLLDDAIKAAGGKASETLNGQVLVDGSSTVAPITTAVAEEFSKLHANVRVPVGTSGTGGGFKKFCSGEIDICDASRGIKDSEKELCQKAGIEYLEMKVGIDGLTIVVNPKADWIAGITVEELKKIWNPESKVQKWSDINPAYPNAAIKLFGPDTDSGTFEYFTEEICGKKGASRSDYQQSGDDNFLVTGVAGDEHALGYFGFAYYIENQGKLKALSVAP
- a CDS encoding peroxiredoxin, which translates into the protein MRAYTVLAVMGAMLLCAKGSEAMDELKVGSPAPKFAALDDTGAEWKSDDHVGKKVVVVYFYPADMTGGCTKQACKFRDDMSSLTELDIEVVGVSGDTVRNHQLFKQAYDLNYALLADTEGKVAQAFGVPFTAGEKSVTAKINGKDETLVRLGTSKRWTFVIDQKGKIAYINANVNPETDSHQVAEVVKDLKKGF
- a CDS encoding O-acetylhomoserine aminocarboxypropyltransferase/cysteine synthase family protein; protein product: MKRDTVCLHGGQSPDSATNSRAVPIYQTTSYVFNDTDHAARLFGLQEFGNIYSRIMNPTCDVLEKRLAMLEGGSGALAVASGQAAESLAVLNIAQTGQNMVASSSLYGGTYNLFHYTFPKFGIDCKFVDQSDPANFKKAINDKTRCIFVESIGNPRCDIPDFEAIAAIAHEAGIPLIVDNTLATPYLCRPFEHGADVVVHSCTKFIGGHGTSIGGAIVEKGDFPWNNGKFPELTEPDPSYHGMKFHDTFGPMNLAYILKARTQLLRDLGPAMSPFNAFLILQGLETLHLRMQRHCENAQAVAEFLSSHSKVAWVNLPTLESHPSYKLAKKYLPDGAGAVFGFGLAGKTPAEQRERGIKLINGVKLFSHLANVGDSKSLIIHPASTTHQQLTAEEQQATGVSPGFVRLSVGTEDKSDLIADLKQALDQI
- a CDS encoding DUF2179 domain-containing protein, with translation MSWLDGLQVWQLALAIFSLRIVDVSMGTLRTICVVQGRTLVSVCLGFCEVLVWITVMNQVIHKASGSPLLLMAYAGGFATGNAVGIALERWLALGAVMVRVVSTHHGEELADMFRDRTARVFSFDGRDSHDPMTLIYVVMRRREVKPLIALARRIDPDLFYSVESLRESSALVGSPLSQPAGLRKQVESGMTGRTVVDQVL
- a CDS encoding protein arginine kinase encodes the protein MDLDDLIRTSGEWLRGTGPESDIVVSSRIRLARNLAGYPFPPRADEPVRNEINGILREQISRLSVGPPLDYVAVNDLLKVDRQFLVERQLISREHAESQGPRGACIGRQETVSLMINEEDHLRMQVLRSGYALDDCWNEINRIDDELEQQIAFAFSDEFGYLTSCPTNAGTGMRVSVMLHLPALVMTKEIQKVFQAMHKMSLAVRGLYGEGSQAMGDFYQISNQVTLGKSEEQIIQNLKRVIPDVLGYERKARQALVKEDRQRLHDQVSRAMGILSSARQISTEETMELLSSVRMGINLGLVDDIEIATVNELCIQTQPAHLQKIRGEALESSERNAVRASLLRDRLTGKHPNQN